The window AAATTTGATATAAATAAGGCTAAATGGTACAATGAACAGTACCTAAGAAAGAAAAGTAACGCAGAATTATCTGATTACTTATTGGCAGATCTTGCAAAAGAAGACATAAGTATAAGTAAAGAAAAGGCTGAAAAGATAGTTTCTCTCATGAAAGAAAGAGCTACTTTCCCTGCTGATCTTTGGAAGGAAGGTCGATTCATGGTGTTTGCACCAACGGAGTTTGATGAGCGGATTGTTAATAAAAAATGGAATGACAATGTAGTGATCGTACTAACTGCATTTAGAGATAAGCTTGAAGTAATTTCCACAGACCTTAGCGCTGATTTGGCTAGAACTATGTTGGGAGAAACTGCGGAGGAAAAAGAAATTAAATTAGGTAAAATAATGCAAGCGGTAAGACTTGCCATTACCGGCGTAGGAGCAGGACCGGATCTTATGCAGATATTTGAAATTTTAGGTAAAGAAGAACTAATCTTAAGGATAGATTTTGCGTTAAAGAATATAAAGGCATCTTAATGTGCCCAAAACATACTTAAACCCTTTGGTCATGGCAAAAAATTCAAAGAAGAAAGATATTCCAAGAGTAAATGAGGAATTGGAAGGTTTTAAAATGAATATTAATTCATTTGGAGAAATTTCAAGCTCATTTTCTATTGATAAAATCAATGCGTTTTTGAATAAAAATGTGGATGACAAGAAATTAAGAGATAGGGAAGAAGATATAGATGAGAAGAAAAAATAGGTTATTGGCCCATTTTACTTGAGTCAGCAGACCAACTTAGCACCTTATGAAACCTTCCTTTATACTATTATTTCTTGTGAGCATTTTTTCTGGGGAATTAATGGCCCAAACTAGCATTGGTATAAAAGCAGGATATACACAATCAAGTGCTACTTACAGAACATCTCTGGGAGCTTATCCCAGAGATGTTACTGGTTTTAAAGCACCAAGTTTTTCCTTGGTGATCGAACAATTTTTCGAAAAAAATGCAGGAGGACAAATAGAATTTCAGCTTTTGACCACTGGATATGCCGCTACAGATACAATCAACACCGGCAATAAAACTAGTTTTGATTATTTAAAGGTCCCTGTTTTATCTAATTTTTACTTGGGAAACTCTGGTCGTTTTCATATTAAGATCGGTCCACACCTAGGTTATTTACTGAACGTAAACGATGAAGTAAGGGTAATAGAAGGTGATCTTGTAATTCCCACTTATGGTCAAGAAGGTGATAGGCCTAGAAAGTTAATGTATGGACTTACCGCTGGTGTTGGTTTGTCTAAATTGTTTGGAAATCATACCATCCAAGGAGAAGTAAGGTACTCTTACGAGTTTGGAAATCCCGAAGCACAAGAAAGAATCTTTGACCTAAACTTCACCCAATTGGAGTTTTCTTTATCTTATTTATTTCGGGTGCTAGATTGAGCTGAGGCTACTGTCACGATAATTTCCTCAAAAATTTCCCCTGTCTTGTCTCGTATTTTTTCATGAGCAGCTTCTTCTGCTCGATTATATCCACCCATGTGAAACCTTTGGTACCAAGGCAATATGGAAATCGCTGCATCCCATAGAGAATAATTGAACATGGTCTGTAAAGTGAGGTAAGCAAAGCCGCCATTTAGGACCAATGAGTTAATTCCATTTCTTACATCTCCGGCATAAAAATGCCCCAAACCAGGTATTATCATACTCATAACTCGGGCTTTTTTAGGGTTTATCTTTTCCACTTTCTTTAATTTTGAAAAGGATTCCAACACCGCTTTCTTTTGCTTTTCTTCCGACACAAGGTTTAAAAAACTTCCTTTTGAGTCTTCGTATTCTCCCAAGCCATAGTAAATTATGCCTTCGTAAAGATTTTTTTTCTTGGTCAAGGAATGAGTCAAATCATCAGGTAGATTGAGTATTTCTACTTGGGCGAAGAGAAATGATTTTTCTCTAATTAAGCTTTCAATTTTTTTAAAGGTGAAATTCGTTTTGGCAGTATCTGTTTTTGCTGCAAAATAGGCGAGATCATAATACCTAGCCGCAGAAGAATAATCACCCATTAAAAAATAACACTCCGCAATGTTTGGAAAGACCTTTTGCTGAAAATCCCTATTACCAAAAAACAGCACACGCTGAAAAGCTGCGATGGCTTTATCAGGTTGATTCGTTTGCATAAGTTGCCGTCCAAAATCAAAGGTTTGATCAATGGATTGGGAATAGCTTTGAATTGGTGCAAAAAAGCAAAAGCTAAAAATTAGAATAAAAGAGATGCTCGATTTTATTTTGATGGAATTCATCCTTTTTAAGATTTATCAATTTTGCGGACTTATGTGATCCAAAAATATTACCAATATGGAATCCAAAGGAGATAGAGGCAAAGATCCATCCTCTTACACTTTCTACACCCTGTTTTTGGAAAGCTCTTTGAGCCTGCCAGCCAGTGGTTCCAACAAAAAGAAGTGCTACTAATCCATCCTTCCAATCACCAGTGTAAATTTTTCCTGAACCGGGCACGATGGTAGACATAACAGCTGCCAGCGCAGGACTTTTTCTTTTTTCTTCCAAGGCTTGCCTAGAAATTTCCAAGTATTTTTGTGCAGATTGAAAATTACTTTCTCCGAGCAGGCTATAGCTTTCATAGGCAGATTTCCATTCGAATCTCAGTGCATCAGAGGTTCCGGAATAAAAGTAGCGCTCATGAGCTTGAAGGTGGGTATTGTTTTCTGAAAAGGATTTGGCATCATTAAACTGCTTGTTTTTAAACAACAATGCCACGTATTCAAAGGCCAGTTCACTAGGCATGGTGTTTTCATTTGGGTAAAGGTTTAAAGCTCTATTTATTCCCGTTTCCCACATCTCAGCTTCCCAATATACTGCCAGTAAGTCTTTCTCAATAGTTAAGTCGCCGGGTTTCATGAATACAAGTCTTTCATATTCAGGAATGGCAAGATTGAATTGATTTGTTTGCCTTAGGTAACTTGCAAAAGCTGCAGAATTATCGAAATCGTACAAATTTTGACTATATCCGGATAGGGAAAATAAGGGCAGCACGATTACTGCTAACAAATACTTCATTTCAATTCGTCTATCATTAAGGTTCGGTCTTCTGTCCAAGCATATTTTTCAGGGCTTAGACCATTGCACCTTGTCAACCTATCCATTGTATTCGCTGTCCCTAGCAATACTCCATATTTTTTTACCGCCAATAAGCCATATTCTGAACATGAGGGGTAGAACACACAATTAGATCCATCTT of the Cyclobacterium marinum DSM 745 genome contains:
- a CDS encoding outer membrane beta-barrel protein translates to MKPSFILLFLVSIFSGELMAQTSIGIKAGYTQSSATYRTSLGAYPRDVTGFKAPSFSLVIEQFFEKNAGGQIEFQLLTTGYAATDTINTGNKTSFDYLKVPVLSNFYLGNSGRFHIKIGPHLGYLLNVNDEVRVIEGDLVIPTYGQEGDRPRKLMYGLTAGVGLSKLFGNHTIQGEVRYSYEFGNPEAQERIFDLNFTQLEFSLSYLFRVLD